CTGCTAAGTCAGCTTCTAAATCCATTGCTACCATTTCTTCCATTGCTGGACGCAGTGGAGGTTTTTCTAGGACTGAATCAAACTCAGACATTAAAACGTCCTCTTCTTCTGGGTCAGCACTCATTGCTGCTTGTTCAATAAAGGTTGGAACTTGCGCTAGGATTGGTTGAAGATTGCCTACTACCGTAGCAAAAGCATTGATGCGTTCGCGCAATTTTCTATAAACTTTCGCCTCTACAGTCCCGTCATAATAAAAGTTGTGAATTTGCACTGTTGGGTATCTTTGCCCAATACGGTCAATCCTCCCAATGCGCTGTTCAACTCGCATGGGATTCCAGGGCAGATCGTAATTGATTAACACTCCACAATTTTGCAAGTTTAAGCCTTCTGAAGCTGATTCAGTGCAGAGAAGAATCTTGATTTCTTCATTACGGAATTGCCGTTTAATTTCTTCTTTAGGAACTACAAACCATTTACCATTTTGGTAAAGTTCGCCACCACGACCAGAGTAACAAGCGACTTGCCCACCGTACAATAAACTCAAAGCATCCCGCAGGTAATCCATTGTATCAGTGTACTGAGTGAAAACGATGGCGCTTTCTCGCTCTGTTAATTCTTGGCGCAAAATTTTAAGAAATTGGGAAAGCTTGGTATCTTCTCCAGTGTTTTCAAACTGACTTAACAAATCTTCAAGATATTGAATCTCTTGTGGGTCTACTTGTTCAAAATAGGATTCCATCCCGGTAATTACGGTATCATCTGCATCATCTAAATCAGCTAAATCGTCGTTAGTTAAAATGCTTCCCTGTTGGGTCAGTAAAAAGTCCAAACGACGTTGTAAGGATGATTTAATGGCAGAAAAGGAACTAGTTAATCGCTTGCGGTACAAAGTCATCAAAAAACCCAAGCAGGAACGTTTGTCTTGCTGTGCGAGTTTGTAGAAATGACGCACGTAGTCGCTGACAGCTTTGTAAAGAGGAACTTCTCGCTGCGCTTCCAAAGAAATGGCATTATCTTGCACAACTCTAGTCGCAATATCCCGTTCTAGAAGTCCTTTACGATAGTATTGTCTCAGGGTATCGCGGGTGTGACGAAACATCAAATCTTTTAGGGGTGTGTTCACCGTCAAGTACTGGCGTGAGGCGGTGATGAAAGCTTCATCTGCTACTAACTGTTTGTGATTGAGGATTTTCTGACCTTGTTGCCAAGTGTCTCGTAGTTTGTATGCAAGGGCGCGTCCAGCGAAGCCATCCTGTAGGGATTCGTTCTTAGTTAGGAAGTGCGTTAATCTAGAACAGGGTTGTCCCCCGTGCAGAAAGTAATCCTTGCACATGGCTTGCCAAAAGTCAAGCACCTCGCGTTTTGCACTCCCTTGTAGAGAGGAAAAATAATGACAGAAATTGTCGCCGTAACTCCAATGTCCTTGCAGTCCCAACAAATGTAGTAAGTCGAAAATTTCTATGGCGTCAATTTGCATTGGAGTTGCTGACAGGAGAAGTAAGGATTTGGTGTTCTCTTTCAGTTGCTGCATTAACTCCAACAAGCGGTTGGGTGTTTCCTTCCTGTCTTGCGGGCTTTTACGTCTAGCATGGTGTGCTTCGTCTAATACAACTAAATCCCAAGGTTCTGCTTCTAAAAGCTGACGCATTCTCTCTGTTCTTCTTACCAAGTGAGAAGAAGCAAGGATTAAATTTTGAGTATTCCAAGGGTTAGTTGCTGCTGAGATGGTATGCTTGTAGGGGTCTTTAAATTCAGTAGAGGTATAACTCCAAAAATGGAGATTAAATTTCTCCCGCAATTCTTCTTGCCATTGTGGTTGAACGCTAGCAGGAGCAAGAATAAGTACCCTTTGCACCTTTTTAGCTAGCAGTAAATAACGCAGAACTAACCCGGTTTCAATGGTCTTTCCCAATCCAACTTCGTCGGCTATCAAATAACTTTGAGGAAATTTTTCGGCAACACAGCGTAGAATTTTAATTTGGTGAGGCCAGGGTTTGATGGGAATTGATTTAAGACAGAAATCCAAGCAACCAGAGTTTTCGTAAATGTTCGCTAGTTGGTTAAAGGTAAGGCGTTCTTCTTCTCTTGCTTCTGGAGAGATAACAGGAGTTCCTAGTTCGGATGTGGGTGTAAACTCTGGTGTATCTGGTTCCGATTGGGTGAGAGGTCGATTGTCAAATTCTGTTTGAATGTTCCAAGTTGGTTTTGAGGCTGGGGTGTAACGTAACAGCTTTTTCTGTACCGCTTCTGGAACTTCAAATATTCGCACATTAGGTGCTAAGTTGTACCAAAGTTGCTCAAATCTCACAACTTCTTCATTGACTCTATCGAGTTCTCGTCCACCTTCCCAAGAACAATAAACGTGAAAAGATTCTACATTTCTTTCCCAACCGCCAATAGATTCATTATTGGAACCGTTAAAAGCTAGGAGATCGCCACTATTATCAGTAAAAATTCCCACTTTTTCATGAAAGATATGCTGTGGATCTAGTTGTTCTTCACTGACTTCTGGAGTTCTATTTTCTTTTAAGGGAATAGCAATTTTAATATCTAAATATTGATTTTGAATCAACCAACTTAGAATTTCAAAATGTTTGAGTTGAACTAAGTTTTCTGGTGGTGTTAATTCAGCATCAAGACGGGTTAATAAAGCATCTCTCAGAGCATATCCTTGCTGAATAGCTTGTAAATCTTCAGCAGTAAACTGACATCCCATAATTAACCGCATTCGCCCTTGATTGTGCAGCATTGCACCCAAACCACGAGCGACTTTACTCAGAATAGCACTGCTGAAAAAGCCAGATTTGCGGTCATATTGAACAGCGGACTCTAGCGCTGGTATGTAGAAGTCAGCAATGGTATTGTGAGTATTGCTAGAATAGCTAATTTTCCAAGGATGTTCGCGAAGTTTTTTCAATGATTATAACCAATTTTCTAATTGTAAGTTAGGTATATTTTCAAAATCTTTAATATTGTTGGTGACGAGAATATCTTGACGGGAACGAGCAACAGACGCAATTAATGCATCAATTTCTCCTGTTGGTTTACCAATCCGTTTCAATTCACTCTGAATTTTGCCAAATTCTATAGCAGCATTCAAATCAAATGGCTCAATAGGTAATAACTCGGACAGTTCTACAAGACTTTTTCGGTTTTTTTCAAGCTGTTGAGAACAGTAAATTCCCTGATAAAGCTCTGAAAGGACGATTGTAGAAAGATAGCATTGACTGAAAAAGCGATTGAATGTGGAGACCACTTTTGGATTATCATTCAGCAGTGCAATGCATATATTAGTATCTAGCAAGTACATTAGCTATTATCCTGAGTATCAATTGAGTCTATGACTCTTCCTCTATAAGCGTGACGTTCTTTGTCTATTTCAGCAAAAATGTCTATTAACTCAGGCTGATCTTTCCAAACTCCAAATAATTTATTGAGTCTTACTAATCTCTCCTCGTCGGTCAATCTTTTTTGAGTTTCACTATGTTCAATAGGAGGTTCTAAATCAATTGAAATTTCTACTCCATCTGGGATATTCTCAACTATTTCTAAGAGTTCAATAATTTGACCGCGTTTGATTCCTTTAACTTTCATTGACTAAGCTCCTTCTGTAATGGATAGTTATTATTTATCAAGTCTACCTTAAGAATGGAGAACTGACACTCAATATTCAGCGATTTTGTGTATAAGGATGTTCGCGAAGTTTTTTCAATGACTATAACCAGTTTTCTAATTGTAAGTTAGGTATATTTTCAAAATGCTTGATATTATTTGTGACAAGAATATCTTGACGAGAACGAGCAACAGCAGCAATCAATGCGTCGATTTCACCTGTTGGTCTGCCAATTCGTCTTAATTCAGCTTGAATTTTGCCAAATTCTTCTGAAGCATTTTTGTCGAATGGAACAACAATTATTCTACTAGAGAATTCATTTAATCTTTGAAGATTCTGTTCAATTTTTTGAGAGCAATATGCACCTTTATAAAGTTCTGCTAGTACAATTGTTGGGATATAAGAGTTGTTGAATTTTGCATAAAATTGTGCTAGCGCTTGAGGGTTTTGGTTACTCAGCGCGATACAAATATTGGTATCTAACAAATACACAATTCCCTCCTCTATTTATGAGGATTGCCCATACAGTCTTTGCCATTCTGCATTCTTCTCTTTTTCTAATTCTTCCATTGTTTTGATAAAATCTTCCTTGCCTTCCCAATCTGTTTCAAAAAACTCTTTTAGCTTATGCAATCTTTCTTCATCACTTATCAAGTGAGCTTCACGAATTTCAACCATGACTTCTGTCCCATCAGGAACACTAACGTCTTGTAAGAGTTCAATGGTTTGACCGCGTTTTATTCCTCTAACTTTCATTTCCATATTTCTCCAATAATTGCTAGTTGTTTTTCATCAATTTTAGCGTTAGTGTAAGTTACAGAGTTTTAGGAGTATAGTTTGCGATGATACTACACGTTCTTTAATTCTGCAACCAGCAAGGCTATAAAGTCAGCAACCCATAAATTACGTCGCTCCTTCTGTTAATGGTTGACGGTTGACTGTAATTTTTAGTTTCAGTCATCAAAAACCTGTGAACTGTCAGCAAATAAATCTAAACTCATTTGCCCATAACTTAACGGTAACTCAGATTGCACGTAAGAAACTTTGGCTTTAATTTCATCCATTGCTAGCCACAAATCTAATAACGCTTTTTCTTCAGGAATGCGCTTCTTTTCATCCCCAATCCTGGGAATGACTTTCAAGGCAACCTCAAATGTTCGCATAAATAAATCATTGCTGACTAAACCTGTAGTTTTCATAAACCTCCGCACTGCTTCTGTATTTCCTTCTTCTAGATAAAGGGCAATAATTGCGTGAAGCCCATCAACTAAGTATCGAGCAGAAAATTCGTGGTCGATGACAGAGAAGGCGCGTTTTTTGAGACGTTGCTGTGGTGTGAGTAATTTACAGTAACCGCTAGCAGAATCGAGTAATTTATGTTTTTTTACTAAATCGGAAACATCAAAACCGCCGACTGCTAAAGCGAGTTGTCTTGCTTCATCAAAAGGAAACTCCCTTGCTTCAAAAGTATCCCACGCCAAGATGTACCATTGAGTTAAGGGGTCGATACCGTTGAAGTCTTTACCTTCTAACAAGTTTTGCAGTCGGTACTCAACAATCGCTTGGCGCACTTCCTCAAATGCTGCTTTGGGTTCGAGTTGGTTTCCTGCACTGTCGAGGACGCAACTATACCTAGTGAAGACGCTTAAAGCACAACCATAAGCGGTTAAGCACAAGTCAATACCGGGAGGTTTGATACGACGACGTGGATCTGCAATGCGATCGGCTGCGGGACGTGAATCTTCGGTTAAGGATTTTTCAATATCTGGGGCTTTCTCAAAAACTATATTTCTAATGGCAATACGGACATCATCCCACCAAGCTTGTTCAGCTTGGCGATCGCGTTTGCGACATACTAAAAGTACGGTACTGGAAACCGCGTTTTTCTGTGCTTGGTGCAAGTTTTGGGGGTTTTCGGTACTGACAGCCCAAGATGCGGTAATCTCGAAACCAGCATCAATCAAGGACTTTGCGAGAACATCCCACGCGCCGGAGTCTTTGTGGTTAAATTGCACCGTCATCACACCGTCATCACGCAACACGCGGTGGTATTCGGCGAACGCCATCGCCATTTTTGCTTCATAATCCTGGTTGGCAAGTTTTTCGGGGTTATCTCCCATGTTGCGGAAGCGGGAAGGGTTAGCAACGGCTTCGCGGTCTTTGTCGGTGAGTTCTAGGTAAAATAATTCAGGGAAGATGTCGCCCAAAGTGCGTTTTAGCCAGACGTAGAAAAAATCTGAAAGTTCAGCGTATTGGATAGTAGCGTAGTAGGGTGGATCTGTGACGATCGCATCGACTGAGTTATCAGGGATGTGAGTTAAGTTATCGGCTGATGCTGCGTCGATTTGGATAGATTTTGAGTCGTGTTGTTCTTCAATTCCGGGGATACCTGTTGAACCTGGTATGGTTCCGAATAAAGCACAAAGACTTACATAATCTGATGCAAAAACATCAACACATGAATTCCAAAGTTCACCGTTGCCAGTTATCTCAGGGTAATTCCAAATCAAATTTAATGCATGTTGCGTTGTAGCTCTTTTTGAACCAGCCCTTGATGAATCCCAGGTTGATAACCTACAATTTGTATCAACGCATCTATCAAATACTAAAGCCAAGTAAGCCAAAATAGCATCAGCTTTTTCTGATTCATGTTCCTCTTGAATAAATTTTTTAGCTTCATTTATAATTTCCACATATGTCACAAGCGTTACAATTTGGCGTGGATTACATACTTTATCCCATCTATCTATACCTTGCTGTAACAAAGAACTTCTTTCAGCAAATTGATGACCATAGGGAATTTCAATATCTGGAATAATTCCTAAATTTTGCCAGTGCGTTAAGTTTTTTTCTAAATAATCTTTCGTTTTATGTACAGCTTCAAAATCTATATCTTGTGGTAGTCTAAATTCTAAATTTCTATCTCCTCTTCGATAGGCAACAGCATAAAGTTGATGGCTCATTATTCCTAACCTACCCTGTTCGTAAATTAAGTCATTTTCAATTACTGATGAACAATTAGGACATCTACCTACGCCTCTGCTAATGGTAATTGTCGTATCAGGGTCATATTCCCCATCATCTGTTTGAATCGTTGTCCCCTTACCTTTTCTACCCTTAACTAATTCAAAATCAATCCGCTTATTATCTAGATTAGGAATTGGCTTCACCGCACACCATTTATGTAAATTCTGCTTTTCTGGACGTTTATATAACCACCAATTTGGACTTAACGGAACAACAGACTCACAACTTGGACAAACAACTGTATGCGCCCATAAATAATTTTGCACCGTTTCCCCTGGTAAAGAAGGGAAAAACTCACCCAACCTTTTCTCGGCTTCATCCCCAACCCACTTCACCCATTTATCAATATCTTGTTGCAAATCGGGACCAAACTTCAACGGATATTCCATTGCGGCTTTCATTGTCACCACCGCTACGGGATTCAAATCAGAAGCCAGCACATTTAACCCATATCTCGCTGCTTCAAACGGAATACTTCCACCACCTGCAAACGCATCTAACACAGTGGGTGTGAGAGTTCCCCAAACTTTTTCGCAATAATCCTGCACCTTCTTAATTCTTGTCGAACTCGGCGGCGTTTTGTAAAGTTTTATCTCCTTCCCTGGTTCCAACCCCAGCAAATATTCAAACTCTTCCATTGTGAGGTCTGCTGGTAACAACGAAGCCAAAACACTGGCGCGACTAAATGATAACGGCTTGCGGGAATACCAACGATGCAGCCCTTTAAAAGGGTTTCCCCCGTGTTCATAATAAACTTGCTCGTTTAATATTTGCACGGGCATCATTTTTTCTATAAATAAATAGGGACGTTTTGGGTTAGGATTAGTCATATATTAATACTGCAAAATAAAATATCTAGAATTTGATTTAAATCTCTAATACAACAATTCTCACAGGAACCAAGGTGTTTCCTCCAAAACTTTATTTAGTTGAAAGGTCGAACCTTGGCGGAGGAAAGCATCTGTTAAGTAGGCAATGTTACTTGCATATTTAGTTGTAATAGGTACAGCACATAACGAGTCAGTAGAAGCCCAGTTGAGTTTAGTCAAACTCAGAATCTGAACCGCCAATGCCTTCAAGTCCGGTAGAGATTTCGGCGCATTCTCTGGGTGGTATGTCCAGATGTTTATTTCAAGTGTTTGAGGTGTCCCAAGCACTTTGCGATAGGGGTTATGTCCTGTTGTAGAAAGATAGATTTGGTTGGGAGATGCAATAACATAACTACCACGACTCAGGCTGCCATCGGTTTCAACTCGACTATCATAAAGCCTGACATTATGGTGAGTGTTGATCCAGACAAATGAGTAAACACCTTGAGGTTTAATCTTACGAGCAGCACTCAAGATTGCAGCACGATCTTCACGAGAAAATTTTGCTGAATAATGAAAGTATATATGTGGAGTCTCTTGCAAATTTAGGCGTTCTAGAGTTTGTTCGATTAATGTTTGAAAATACTGAGTGCGTTCATTGTAAGCAAAAGTTTCTGTATTACCAGAGTAAAACTCCCACCTCCCATACTCACTGAAAACATTAGCGTAACCCATAAGTCGTTCTGAACCTTGCCGCCTACTTTGAGTATAAGAAAGACCAATAAAGAAATCTGCATCAGGGAGTGCGTCCGGAAGTACCCACGGGGTAACACCACATTTAGCGATGATGTTCAAAGATAGGTTTAAATCTTTCCAATCTGGATTATGGAGAATCGGTGTATCAACCATCTGACAAGGAATTCCATTTTCAAACAATAACCGCTTAATTCGATAATAGGGCGAAACTTCATCATCAGATGCATAGCCTTGCTCTGGAGTATGTACCAGAAATATACGATTGAGATGCTTGTTACTAATCCAATTTGGATTTTCTTTTAGTAATCGCCTACATTCATCTAAAGCCAAATCAGAGGAAGGAATGGTCACAATCGAGCTATAAGTAAAGCGTGTGCTGAAAGTTTTTTCTGAACCACGGTATTTGTATTTACCAGTTTTTAGTCTCTCAATCAAATTGACCATGTTTGTACGTAATTCTGATGTACAAATTGGTACGATTTCAATAATTTTGGGAGAATTACCAAAGGCTCCAAATCTTGTGATGCCATCCCGAATATCTGCTGAAGAGCGACCATGATTAAACTCAACTGTTGGTTCAGAGAGGGAACGCACTAGAAGTTTTGAGCCAATTGTGCCTTGCCGAAATAAGGGAACTGGAGTAGGTTGCAGCAGTACTGTCATCTGATTAGTAAGCAAAGGAAATATTGTTTTTGCTATATCTTCAGCAGTCGCTCTCGTTCTTTCAGCGCGTGTGCGAGCTGCGTTAGGCTCCAGTGCAAGACTATACTTTTTGATGGCTTGAGGAAGTTCAAAACGAATTTTGCGCTTACGTAGCACTTGCTCAATTAACTCTCTAGAAAGATTTGGAATAACTTTACTGCTAGCAACCTGCTCTTCCTTATCAAAATCAAATAGGTATACATTACTCCATTCATGATTTACTGAAGTAATCTTACCAAGATACCATCCTTTGCCGTTCCACTGAGCCACAGCTGTTCTACTTACTAGTTCGTTGGGTTGAAATAGGGTTAGCAGTTTTTCTATTGAACAAATATTTTTTACTTCAAGTGTGTAATCAATGCAGAGGTAGGACTTTCCCCAGTAGTGGCGTAGCTGAAATGAATATGCTGGATAAAGCCTAACAATTTGACAAACTTCCTTTGATAGCTGAAAATTAGATTGTTTTCGGTGAGCTATTATCTTGCCAAATTTCGAGCTATCGATATACCATCCGTGAGCTACTAGAGCATCTTTTAGAGAAGAAGTAATATCTCCCTGCCGCTGTTTTAGGTATTCAGCATCAACTTCTTTACCATTTTCAATAGTAATATATAGAGGAAACAAGTTTGCATATTCAGTGACTTGAAGCGTAGAATCAGCTTGAAGTAATGCCTCGCGTTCAGCCGCTCTACTAAATAAAGTGACTTTAGTTTGTGCATCACTCACTCTATAATCTGGAGAAGGCAAGTTCAAAGCTTGCATTTCTTTATACATACGCTTAGTACCTTCACTCAATGCCCTTACGAAAGCAATACCTCGCTGATCTCTCATTAACTTAAGCCACTCAATCAATTTAGGATTGCGTGGTGTTGAGATTAGTACAGTATCATCAAGTGAAAAATGAGCAGGTACATCTTTATCTCTCTGAATAATTCGCCCCGAATTACAAACTACAAAAGCATCTTTGTAATACTCACATTCAATTGGGATACTCATAGCGTAATCTCTATGAGCTACAGCGTTAACAATTGCTTCGTCAACTGCGATGTGAGGATACTCTGGTTCCTCAATAAATCCACCACCTTGAGGGTTTCGCTTTGAATAAGCTTTGAAAAAACCTGATTCTTGAAAGAAAGTCCGTATATCTCGTATCTGCTTCGTAATTGAACCACTGAAGTTTCTTTCAAACGTTGGTAAGCCACGTTCTTCATTAACATTAGTTTCAAACCTTAGCAGACGGATGTATGAAGAAGGTAAAACTCTTTGTGGATTTGATGCAAAGAAGAGGAACCCTACTTTGGTAAAAAAGTAGTTCCCTGAACTATCTTTATCTAAAGCGCCAGCATGATATAGCAACTCTTCATCACTAAACTCATAAGTAGCTTCATCTAAATAGACTTGGCGAAAAACATCCAGCGTACCTCGATCCACATCTTCAGGCTTATAAGAACAACAGTAAGTTTGTTCGTAATCAATAATTCTTTTGTCACGTCGTAACGACTCGCGTTGTTGGTCGCTGAGCGGAACATTCTGAACACCCTTTCTCATCCAAGATTTGGGCGAATAACCCGGAGTTTCACAAATTCCATCTTTAGTATAAGGAACATAAATTAAACATATTTTGCAAGGATAACCAGACGTCTCTTGATAATCACATAATTTAACTTCAGCATACTGATTAACCAACATATCATTGATGTTTGTAACTCTGTTTCTCTGGTCTTCTGTTAAATTGTCAATTCCCCGTGCCTGCCCTTTTGTAGAAATTCCTATTACTAGAAGTCCGCCTGCTTTATTTGCATTAGCGAATGCAGAAACACACTCTCGTACTTGCTCTACAAGAGCATTAACTTGACTTTTACTAACTCCGCCATGCTGTTCTGGTTGACCTACTTCTTTTCGGTCAAAATATTGGTCTTCAAATTTAACGTCAGAGTCAAGTGTAAGTAAACTCCAATACCATTCAGGATTTTCAAACACTTCTCTTGGAGTTGGCATTGTTAAAATCTCCTAACAAAGTTATTCCCCTAGTAACACCCGAATTGCCCTCAAAGCCTGAGAACGTTTCCCATTACTAATCTTAGCAAACCAGTAGTGCGATTCTTCATTACTCATAGCAGTAATTCCTTTAGTAATATTAGCAATTCGCTCTGGTTTAGACAGGGGTTGTAAAGTTTGAAACAGTAAAGCTAAATTCACTCCAGATTCTTCACTTAAGATATAAGGACTTTGCCGAGCGCTCTTTAAAGTTTTGGGGTCATAATTATTAGCTTTCAAACAATCATAAATTGCCTGTTTCGCCTGCACCAAAGCATTACCCTTTAAACGCCCAATGCGCTTGGCAGAAGGACGCTTTTTTTCTCCAGCTTTTTTATAAGCACACTGGTACAACTCAAGGGCAAAATTATTATTATCTGTAGGAACCACTCGCAATTGGAACTCTTGCATCTCAGTAAGTTACTTTCGCCGTCAACGATAGCCTCTCAACCGGGTTACGATTTAGGGCTTGTTTGATAGTACTGATTTCTGTGCCATCTGGTTGCACTGTTGCCGAAAATTCAAATTTTAGCTTCAGTGACACATCAGCTCTCACATCCGGACTACCCAGCAAAGCATTGACAGCAGCTTGGAAACTGTTAAACCCCCTCACCGGACCTTGATATTCTAACCTGACGAATTGTTCGCCTGCGTTAATTGTCGCTGTTTGGTTAATTTGTAGGGAGAATTTCCCCAACAAGGGTAAAGTCGTCATCAGCTTGCGGTAATCCATCACTTGTGCAACAGTAAGTTCCAATGATTTAATTCCTTGGATTTTGTCGTCAAGGATGCGATCGCTTAATTGATTAAACACTGCATTTGGCGTCCCATCCAACTCCAATTCTTCTCGTTTGACATCAAATATACCTATCGGTTCGGCTGCACTGGGTATACGAGATGAACCTCCTGTACCGTAAATCAGTAGCTTCGCTTGAGTTTCCCTCTCTTCTACATCACCATTACCGTAATCAACTAAGATTTTAAAAGTTGTGGTTTTGGTGATGGTAGTCTCATACTCGTCACTCGGAAGAAATTCTCTGGCTATAGAATTTCCATCTTGATAAAGCTGAATGGCTAACGCCCCTGATGCTCTCCACCTTACCCGCACTGGCTTAGAAGAATCAGTACTGGGCATAATTTGGGCATCGAGTTCAATTTCTCGTGGTTTTGGCAGTTCTAAAATGCCCCGGCGGTAAAGCACCATCCTGTCAGAAAATTCTATGGTGTCAGGTAGGGTAAACTTGCCATCATCAGTTTTAATATAAACCCGTTCTCCTACCTTCATATCCCAGCTTCCCAAAAGCAAACCTTGACGGATAGTATCTCGCAACTTTGACACTTCAGCATCTAGGAGTATATTTAAACCTCGATCTTTAGCAAAAGCTTCTCGCAGCGCTTTTGTTGTCCAATGGTCTAAACCAGGTAACCACACTTTTTGCAAAATATAAGCAGGTGCGTATGCTGGTGCATCTTCAGCACGAATTTTCTGACAATCTCTTAGCGCTTTTAAAATAACATCTTGCTGATTATTCTTACCCTTCACTTCACTGGAATCTTGTGCTGGAAGTGTGTAGTGCATCAACTCTTTAGGCGCTTTAACTGGGTCATTAGCTGGGTAGAATAAATGACGGTAGGCATTCGTTAAAGATATTCGTACTTTTAAATCAAAGTCCCCTTTCCTCTGTTTGAGTTGTTGCTGCTGACTTTCTGACAAATCTTGCAAGCGGTTGGGAGAATTGAGGATATTTAGGATGGCGCGATATTCTCTTACATTATCGATCGCTCTGTCTAATTCTTGCTTATTAGCGACTAGGAATAACAAGCGATTTCTAAAAATCCGAAACTTTCCTGCTTCACCTGTGTTGTTAAAAATTCGCTCAATTATAGGTGGAGGACCTTCGGTTGTCGTGGAAATTGTTGCTTCTTGGAAATCAATCAAACATAAAGCGATCGCATCTGCAACATCATCCACATCTGTAGGTGACTCTGGCGCAGCCACAAGCTTAAAGAATTTATCAGCAAAGATAGTATCGCGGCGGTTGCGTAACTCATCCTTCGCCTCAGCAATCCCAATTTGTGCTTTTTCTTCGGCAATAATTTTGTTAAGTGATGGTTCTTCTTTGAAACGAGCAATGGAAGTTATTGGATCGTTTTCCAAGTACCAAGCAACAGCACTTAGCCTTTCCAAGACTGTATCAACAAAGCCAATTTCTAACCCTGGTGTCAGCAGTGCTAAATTGAGTTCAGCCCGACGAATACCAGCTGCTATCCCTTGGTTGATAGAGTGCAAGAAAATGGTACGTGCTACCCAAGTGGAAAAAGGAGGCTTACCCGCCGCTTTCCATTCTCCATCTTGTAACTGAGCGTGCGCTTCTCTACCATTTGCATTATAAATATCTGCCGGGATAGCAGTCATTCGCATTAAATGGCGTTCTAAACGTGAGGTTAAATCGCTAGTAATTTCTTCTTCAATACCAATGGGAATGTGATGGAGATGAATCAGGGGCGTCCATTGAGTCGTATCTTCCCACAAATAACGTATCACTCTAGCGAACAATCGCAAAGCACCTCTAGTCCGTTGGAAGTTTGGAATGGAGGCAATTTTTTTTGTTAGAAGATTAAATAATTCGGGATGGAAGGGATAACTTGCTT
This genomic interval from Scytonema hofmannii PCC 7110 contains the following:
- a CDS encoding RNA-binding domain-containing protein, with the protein product MPTPREVFENPEWYWSLLTLDSDVKFEDQYFDRKEVGQPEQHGGVSKSQVNALVEQVRECVSAFANANKAGGLLVIGISTKGQARGIDNLTEDQRNRVTNINDMLVNQYAEVKLCDYQETSGYPCKICLIYVPYTKDGICETPGYSPKSWMRKGVQNVPLSDQQRESLRRDKRIIDYEQTYCCSYKPEDVDRGTLDVFRQVYLDEATYEFSDEELLYHAGALDKDSSGNYFFTKVGFLFFASNPQRVLPSSYIRLLRFETNVNEERGLPTFERNFSGSITKQIRDIRTFFQESGFFKAYSKRNPQGGGFIEEPEYPHIAVDEAIVNAVAHRDYAMSIPIECEYYKDAFVVCNSGRIIQRDKDVPAHFSLDDTVLISTPRNPKLIEWLKLMRDQRGIAFVRALSEGTKRMYKEMQALNLPSPDYRVSDAQTKVTLFSRAAEREALLQADSTLQVTEYANLFPLYITIENGKEVDAEYLKQRQGDITSSLKDALVAHGWYIDSSKFGKIIAHRKQSNFQLSKEVCQIVRLYPAYSFQLRHYWGKSYLCIDYTLEVKNICSIEKLLTLFQPNELVSRTAVAQWNGKGWYLGKITSVNHEWSNVYLFDFDKEEQVASSKVIPNLSRELIEQVLRKRKIRFELPQAIKKYSLALEPNAARTRAERTRATAEDIAKTIFPLLTNQMTVLLQPTPVPLFRQGTIGSKLLVRSLSEPTVEFNHGRSSADIRDGITRFGAFGNSPKIIEIVPICTSELRTNMVNLIERLKTGKYKYRGSEKTFSTRFTYSSIVTIPSSDLALDECRRLLKENPNWISNKHLNRIFLVHTPEQGYASDDEVSPYYRIKRLLFENGIPCQMVDTPILHNPDWKDLNLSLNIIAKCGVTPWVLPDALPDADFFIGLSYTQSRRQGSERLMGYANVFSEYGRWEFYSGNTETFAYNERTQYFQTLIEQTLERLNLQETPHIYFHYSAKFSREDRAAILSAARKIKPQGVYSFVWINTHHNVRLYDSRVETDGSLSRGSYVIASPNQIYLSTTGHNPYRKVLGTPQTLEINIWTYHPENAPKSLPDLKALAVQILSLTKLNWASTDSLCAVPITTKYASNIAYLTDAFLRQGSTFQLNKVLEETPWFL
- a CDS encoding DUF7680 family protein codes for the protein MQEFQLRVVPTDNNNFALELYQCAYKKAGEKKRPSAKRIGRLKGNALVQAKQAIYDCLKANNYDPKTLKSARQSPYILSEESGVNLALLFQTLQPLSKPERIANITKGITAMSNEESHYWFAKISNGKRSQALRAIRVLLGE
- a CDS encoding ATP-binding protein, translated to MLPSVFKTCIPREEILAGDISPDLFAAKLRLVVFGKAPQVYQDPTTFFSNTFATDGLKTLISEVFGRLMGAVVGSPIIRLETSFGGGKTHDEIALWHIAKHGRSIPGLDRFADLCLIPDYPIQAAAIACQDLDPVNGVYHEDTGITTYTLWGEIAYQINGIEGYSLLKGSDEKRVSPGTVVLERIIQGQPTLIILDEIARYLRAAKATLVGKSNLAQQVVAFLFSLMDLAAASNNLVFVYTLASATDSFGDETTEIRETISTSARQERILKPSTDLEIYNIVKQRLFSSIDANAAKSVKSEYLQTYKASRINLPDGCKDTRYADSIEASYPFHPELFNLLTKKIASIPNFQRTRGALRLFARVIRYLWEDTTQWTPLIHLHHIPIGIEEEITSDLTSRLERHLMRMTAIPADIYNANGREAHAQLQDGEWKAAGKPPFSTWVARTIFLHSINQGIAAGIRRAELNLALLTPGLEIGFVDTVLERLSAVAWYLENDPITSIARFKEEPSLNKIIAEEKAQIGIAEAKDELRNRRDTIFADKFFKLVAAPESPTDVDDVADAIALCLIDFQEATISTTTEGPPPIIERIFNNTGEAGKFRIFRNRLLFLVANKQELDRAIDNVREYRAILNILNSPNRLQDLSESQQQQLKQRKGDFDLKVRISLTNAYRHLFYPANDPVKAPKELMHYTLPAQDSSEVKGKNNQQDVILKALRDCQKIRAEDAPAYAPAYILQKVWLPGLDHWTTKALREAFAKDRGLNILLDAEVSKLRDTIRQGLLLGSWDMKVGERVYIKTDDGKFTLPDTIEFSDRMVLYRRGILELPKPREIELDAQIMPSTDSSKPVRVRWRASGALAIQLYQDGNSIAREFLPSDEYETTITKTTTFKILVDYGNGDVEERETQAKLLIYGTGGSSRIPSAAEPIGIFDVKREELELDGTPNAVFNQLSDRILDDKIQGIKSLELTVAQVMDYRKLMTTLPLLGKFSLQINQTATINAGEQFVRLEYQGPVRGFNSFQAAVNALLGSPDVRADVSLKLKFEFSATVQPDGTEISTIKQALNRNPVERLSLTAKVTY